In Sphingobacterium thalpophilum, a genomic segment contains:
- a CDS encoding Gfo/Idh/MocA family protein, with product MENNSNKTSRRGFIKSAATAAAAFMIVPRHVLGGNGFTAPSDKLQVAGIGVGGKGFSDINAFHDSGKADLAFLCDVDDRRAAGALKRYPKAKYYKDYREMLDKEHKRIEAVSVSTPDHQHAIQALAAMQLGKHVYVQKPLTHDVWEARALTHAAKKYKVVTQMGNQGASNDGPRFVREWYEAGLIGDVHTVYCWTDRPVWPSGIAWPTGKAEVPKELDWDLWLGTAPYKEYVDKLVPFNWRGWWDYGTGALGDMGCHLLEVPFSTLGLTYVQDVQATVGSVYVDEFKRGYFPESCPPSSHATLTFPKTPRTNGPVTLHWMDGGIQPARPDELGPNEIFGDGGNGILLVGTKGKILADTYGQNARLLPTSRKEQVAQKYARVPGQEGGHYAQWVEACQAGYGKKEVSSPFEIAGPLTEALLMANLAIRGADLRIDGKYPGRNLKLLWDNDNMRVTNFDNVNQYVKRNYRQGWEMKYNF from the coding sequence ATGGAAAATAACTCAAATAAGACGAGTAGAAGAGGTTTTATAAAGAGCGCGGCAACAGCTGCTGCGGCTTTTATGATCGTCCCTCGCCATGTATTGGGCGGAAATGGCTTTACAGCTCCAAGTGACAAATTACAAGTAGCAGGTATTGGTGTAGGGGGTAAAGGTTTTAGTGACATCAATGCATTCCATGATTCAGGAAAAGCAGATCTTGCTTTCTTGTGTGATGTGGACGACCGTCGTGCAGCTGGTGCATTGAAACGTTACCCGAAAGCAAAGTATTACAAAGACTACCGTGAGATGTTGGATAAGGAGCACAAACGTATAGAAGCCGTTTCTGTATCAACTCCAGATCATCAACATGCGATTCAGGCACTTGCAGCTATGCAATTGGGTAAACACGTGTACGTTCAAAAACCGTTGACTCACGATGTATGGGAAGCGAGAGCATTGACGCATGCAGCTAAAAAATATAAAGTGGTTACCCAGATGGGAAATCAAGGTGCATCGAATGATGGACCACGTTTTGTACGTGAATGGTACGAAGCAGGTCTGATCGGTGATGTACATACGGTATATTGTTGGACAGATCGTCCGGTATGGCCTTCAGGTATTGCATGGCCAACAGGCAAGGCCGAAGTTCCAAAAGAATTGGATTGGGACCTTTGGTTAGGTACAGCGCCTTATAAAGAGTATGTGGATAAATTGGTGCCTTTCAACTGGCGCGGCTGGTGGGATTATGGTACTGGCGCATTGGGCGATATGGGCTGTCACTTGTTGGAAGTTCCTTTCAGTACCTTGGGATTGACTTATGTACAGGATGTACAGGCAACTGTAGGATCGGTGTATGTGGATGAATTCAAACGTGGATATTTCCCTGAAAGCTGTCCTCCATCGAGCCATGCGACATTAACATTCCCTAAAACACCACGTACCAATGGTCCGGTGACTTTACATTGGATGGATGGTGGTATTCAGCCTGCTCGCCCGGATGAATTAGGTCCAAACGAAATTTTTGGTGATGGTGGTAACGGTATCTTACTTGTAGGTACAAAAGGTAAAATCCTTGCGGATACCTACGGCCAGAATGCACGCTTGTTGCCGACTTCAAGAAAAGAGCAGGTGGCACAGAAATATGCCCGTGTACCAGGACAAGAAGGTGGACACTACGCACAATGGGTTGAAGCTTGTCAGGCTGGATACGGCAAGAAAGAAGTAAGTTCACCTTTTGAAATAGCAGGTCCGTTGACAGAAGCTTTATTAATGGCTAACCTGGCAATCAGAGGTGCTGATTTACGTATTGATGGTAAATACCCTGGACGTAACCTGAAATTGTTGTGGGATAACGATAACATGCGTGTCACCAACTTTGACAACGTCAATCAATATGTAAAACGTAATTACAGACAAGGTTGGGAAATGAAATATAATTTCTAA
- a CDS encoding gluconate 2-dehydrogenase subunit 3 family protein, producing MNRREALQRVALILGGTVIGANLFLEGCTRSATKDVQALFEAKTTDLLGDLAEAILPATATPGAKEAGVGSFIPVMVRDCYTEKQQKAFLTGFASLDDKAKEVKGKPFLELSAEDRTAVAAALDKEANEFNKKQAEDQKDILEKNKEKQNQLYNYVENDPPHWFTMFKQLTLTGFFNSELGCTKALRFVKIPGKFDGNLPYKKGDKAFA from the coding sequence ATGAATAGAAGAGAAGCATTACAACGAGTTGCCTTAATTTTAGGAGGTACCGTTATCGGCGCTAATTTATTTTTGGAAGGTTGTACACGCTCAGCAACCAAAGATGTGCAAGCATTATTTGAAGCGAAGACAACTGATTTATTAGGTGACTTGGCTGAAGCAATCTTACCAGCTACCGCAACTCCGGGTGCGAAAGAAGCAGGGGTAGGAAGTTTTATCCCAGTCATGGTTCGCGATTGTTATACGGAGAAGCAACAAAAGGCATTTTTAACTGGTTTTGCGAGCTTAGATGATAAGGCAAAAGAGGTGAAAGGAAAACCATTCCTGGAGCTTTCTGCGGAAGACAGAACGGCTGTTGCAGCTGCTTTGGATAAAGAAGCAAACGAGTTTAATAAAAAGCAAGCTGAAGATCAAAAGGATATTCTGGAGAAGAATAAAGAAAAACAAAATCAATTGTATAATTATGTTGAGAACGATCCACCACATTGGTTTACGATGTTCAAACAATTGACATTGACCGGTTTCTTTAACTCGGAGCTGGGTTGTACAAAAGCATTACGTTTTGTGAAGATACCGGGAAAATTTGATGGTAACCTTCCTTACAAAAAAGGCGATAAAGCATTTGCATAA
- a CDS encoding acyl-ACP thioesterase domain-containing protein translates to MEKSVFEKEWEIYFTQCYSNGRIRFSDLSNILQLTAGEHANAVGFGFKEMAKHNQTWVLSRIRIEIARLPKWMDHVKVKTWVQELEGARSTRNFEITVNGEIFVTATSYWAIINTVKRSSETLAISTEDFTTYPDRPATQQPFSKLDISQTVKNIDEYSVRLSDLDIVNHANNVKYLDWCMDRLPIELVLTNQIRSLEMNYLRELRYNDTVEINGDATDQGYFMTVTKQQRIHFALAIETK, encoded by the coding sequence ATGGAAAAATCTGTTTTTGAAAAAGAGTGGGAAATTTATTTCACACAATGCTATTCTAACGGCCGTATTCGTTTCTCCGATTTATCCAATATCCTGCAGCTTACCGCGGGAGAACATGCCAATGCTGTTGGATTCGGTTTTAAAGAAATGGCCAAACATAACCAAACCTGGGTACTTAGCCGCATACGCATAGAGATTGCACGCTTGCCCAAATGGATGGACCATGTCAAGGTGAAAACTTGGGTTCAAGAATTAGAGGGCGCACGCTCAACGCGGAATTTCGAAATTACAGTCAATGGAGAGATCTTTGTTACTGCAACCAGTTATTGGGCTATTATCAATACCGTGAAAAGGAGCTCTGAAACACTCGCAATTTCCACTGAAGATTTTACCACCTATCCTGATCGCCCGGCAACACAACAGCCATTTTCAAAATTGGATATTTCCCAGACCGTCAAAAATATTGATGAATATAGCGTTAGGCTTTCTGACCTGGATATTGTCAATCACGCCAACAATGTAAAATACCTGGACTGGTGTATGGACAGATTGCCCATTGAGCTTGTATTGACCAATCAGATCAGATCCTTAGAGATGAATTACCTGCGTGAATTACGCTATAATGATACTGTAGAGATTAATGGTGATGCGACAGATCAGGGTTACTTTATGACAGTGACCAAACAGCAGCGCATTCATTTTGCGCTGGCCATAGAAACAAAATAA
- a CDS encoding TolC family protein: protein MKRNFILLVLLYSIMFQARAQEILTLEDALKTTLSNNFKILLAKNDNNIDMENTSLGSAGMLPAVTGTFNRSNSIQNSRQVRADGQIQQISNAKNDNMSYGVNLNWTIFDGLGMFARRDRFKEIQRQGEAEIKYQVITQLSEVMATYYNLVQQKRLLNALDTTITLSRYRVTLAENRLEIGKGSKLDLLNAKVDLNTDQTNLLRQQESFKNTKTYLNQLMTRDLSLDFQIEDEMKLDTDLKLGNLIEIADRQNPQIQLAIINNRVAELNLKAVKAERYPKIGLNSGYNWNESHSSLGFSTENKNRGLTYGVSASLNIFNGFLQNRNERIAKFQIKGSELQIQQQKQDIQAQVRTLFQTYITNMELANVERKNEELAKENLNITMDKFRIGTNTTLEVRTAQLNYINVMTRSYTAQYDAKVSEIRLKELTGETY, encoded by the coding sequence ATGAAGAGAAATTTCATCCTACTAGTATTACTTTACTCCATCATGTTTCAAGCTCGTGCACAAGAGATACTGACCTTGGAAGATGCGCTAAAAACAACGTTGAGCAATAACTTCAAGATTCTTTTGGCTAAAAATGACAATAATATCGATATGGAGAATACCAGTCTGGGAAGCGCTGGTATGCTTCCGGCAGTAACTGGAACGTTCAATAGAAGTAACTCCATCCAGAATTCAAGACAGGTCAGAGCAGATGGTCAAATACAACAGATTTCCAATGCAAAGAATGATAACATGTCGTATGGAGTCAACCTAAACTGGACGATATTCGATGGATTGGGCATGTTCGCCCGTCGCGATCGCTTCAAAGAAATACAACGTCAAGGGGAAGCGGAGATTAAATATCAAGTGATTACCCAGCTCAGCGAAGTCATGGCAACCTACTACAATCTGGTGCAGCAAAAGCGTCTGTTAAATGCCCTAGATACAACCATCACCTTATCGAGATACCGTGTCACGCTTGCCGAAAATCGCCTGGAGATCGGAAAAGGCTCCAAGCTTGACCTCCTGAATGCAAAAGTCGATTTGAATACCGATCAGACAAACCTGCTCAGACAGCAGGAAAGCTTCAAAAATACCAAAACTTACCTCAATCAGCTGATGACGCGCGACTTGAGCCTGGATTTTCAAATTGAAGACGAAATGAAACTTGATACAGATCTTAAACTTGGTAATCTGATCGAAATTGCCGATCGACAAAATCCGCAGATTCAGCTTGCCATCATCAACAATCGGGTGGCCGAGCTCAACTTAAAAGCAGTTAAGGCCGAACGTTATCCAAAAATTGGCCTAAATAGTGGGTACAACTGGAACGAATCCCACTCCTCCCTCGGTTTCTCGACAGAAAACAAAAATAGAGGTCTTACCTACGGCGTATCGGCTTCCCTTAATATTTTCAATGGATTTCTGCAAAATAGAAACGAACGGATTGCCAAATTTCAGATTAAAGGCTCCGAGCTACAGATACAGCAACAAAAACAAGATATCCAGGCTCAGGTCAGAACCCTATTCCAAACCTACATCACCAATATGGAGCTGGCTAATGTAGAACGGAAAAATGAGGAACTGGCAAAAGAAAATTTAAACATCACGATGGATAAATTCCGTATCGGTACCAACACAACCTTAGAAGTAAGAACAGCGCAGTTAAACTACATCAATGTAATGACACGTAGCTATACAGCACAATATGATGCGAAGGTATCCGAGATACGCCTAAAAGAATTAACAGGCGAAACGTATTAG
- a CDS encoding efflux RND transporter permease subunit → MNLSAVFIKRPVLTIVVNITIILFGYIGFSFLGVREYPSIDPAIVSVRTNYAGANPDIIESQITEPLEKAINSIDGIRNISSSSNQGSSNITIEFDLKKNLEEAANDVRDKVSQAVRSLPQDIDAPPVVSKADADSDPIITLTLQSETRDKLSLSDYAENVISERLQTIPGVSSTQIYGQKRYAMRLWLNPDRMAAYGITASDIRTALNNQNVELPSGKIVGNTTELTVKTVGNLSTPEQFNDIILKADSSRIVKFIDIGRAEIDAENLETKMVSNGKQLVGIAIIPQPGTNYLDIANNFYKMLDQIKEDLPQDIILNIASDNTTFIKKSVEEVAETLLISIILVTLIIYFFFRDWGIALRPLLDIPVSLIATFFIMYIFGFSINVLTLLAIVLATGLVVDDGIVVTENIFKKVEEGMSPIEAALKGSKEIFFAVISISITLAAVFLPVIFLQGFVGRLFREFGVVIASAVLVSAFVSLTLTPMLNAYLIKGGGHKKTKFYDWTEPMFVKMNKGYANALEKFMKFKWISFPILILCFVIIGILFSSIKKETAPYDDRSSISVNVTGPEGATYEYMDRYMQELDKLVYDSIPENKISLNITSPGFGASSVNSGRIRMTLVDPSERKKSQDDIAKELTKWTKKYDGVRVNVSQTPTISMNRRGGLPVQYIIQAQNFEKLQEKIPEFMNEVNSDPAFSTTDINLKFNKPELHVEIDRLKALSLGVSVLDVSQSLQLLLSGQRFAYFMRDGKQYQVIGQVENDRRATPTDLASIYVRNNLGQLIQLDNVVSVKEESSPPQLYHNNRYMSATVSAGLAPGMSMSDGIAAMDRIKEKVLDQSFTTDLSGESRDFVESSSNTLFAFGLALLLIYLILAAQFESFLDPFIIILTVPTAVAGALISLWLFDQTWNIFSQIGTIMLIGLVTKNGILIVEFANQMREEGMEKFEAIMHSAESRLRPILMTSLAIALGALPIAMSLGAASTSRIGMGVVIVGGTIFSLILTLFIIPAIYYMWSRQKKHRPEFDNIKSYE, encoded by the coding sequence ATGAATTTATCTGCAGTTTTTATTAAACGCCCTGTTTTAACTATTGTCGTCAATATTACCATCATATTGTTTGGCTATATTGGTTTTAGTTTTCTTGGCGTACGCGAATACCCCTCTATTGACCCAGCGATTGTTTCCGTCAGAACAAATTATGCCGGCGCCAATCCAGATATCATTGAATCTCAGATTACCGAGCCGCTAGAAAAGGCCATAAACTCGATCGATGGTATCCGCAACATCTCTTCTTCGAGCAATCAGGGATCCAGTAATATCACCATTGAGTTTGATTTAAAAAAGAACCTTGAGGAAGCCGCAAATGATGTCCGGGATAAAGTATCCCAAGCCGTGCGAAGCCTGCCACAGGATATTGATGCCCCGCCGGTGGTATCCAAAGCCGATGCGGACTCCGATCCGATTATTACATTGACACTGCAAAGTGAGACGCGCGATAAACTTTCGCTGAGCGACTACGCCGAAAATGTGATTTCCGAAAGGTTGCAAACCATCCCCGGTGTCAGCAGCACACAGATCTATGGTCAAAAACGCTATGCCATGCGTCTGTGGCTCAACCCCGACCGTATGGCCGCCTATGGTATCACCGCTTCGGATATTCGTACGGCATTGAATAATCAAAACGTTGAATTGCCTTCTGGAAAGATTGTCGGCAACACCACTGAGCTTACCGTAAAAACAGTAGGAAATCTTTCCACACCCGAGCAATTCAATGATATCATTCTAAAAGCCGACAGCAGCCGCATTGTTAAATTCATCGACATTGGCCGGGCAGAAATAGATGCTGAAAATCTCGAAACAAAAATGGTCAGTAATGGTAAACAGCTGGTCGGTATTGCCATTATTCCGCAACCGGGAACAAATTACCTCGATATTGCCAACAATTTCTATAAAATGCTCGATCAGATCAAAGAAGATCTGCCGCAGGATATTATACTCAACATCGCTTCTGATAATACGACATTCATTAAAAAATCTGTTGAGGAAGTTGCCGAGACACTCCTGATTTCGATCATTCTGGTCACCTTGATTATCTATTTTTTCTTCCGCGACTGGGGCATAGCCCTACGACCTCTTCTGGATATTCCCGTGTCTTTGATCGCGACATTCTTTATTATGTATATTTTTGGTTTTTCCATCAATGTACTGACGCTGCTCGCTATTGTACTCGCGACAGGGCTTGTTGTCGACGACGGTATCGTGGTTACCGAAAATATCTTCAAGAAAGTTGAAGAGGGAATGTCGCCTATTGAGGCGGCCCTGAAAGGGTCTAAGGAAATATTCTTCGCTGTTATTTCCATTTCAATCACACTTGCAGCCGTATTCTTACCCGTTATATTTCTTCAGGGCTTTGTGGGACGGCTTTTCCGGGAGTTTGGTGTCGTCATCGCCTCGGCCGTATTGGTTTCCGCATTTGTTTCCCTCACCCTCACGCCGATGCTCAACGCCTATCTGATCAAAGGCGGTGGACACAAGAAGACGAAATTTTACGATTGGACAGAACCCATGTTCGTCAAAATGAATAAAGGTTATGCCAATGCGCTGGAAAAATTCATGAAATTCAAATGGATAAGCTTTCCAATTCTGATCCTATGTTTTGTGATTATTGGCATCCTTTTCTCCTCCATTAAAAAAGAAACGGCGCCCTATGATGACAGAAGCAGCATTTCTGTCAATGTGACGGGCCCTGAAGGTGCCACTTATGAATACATGGACCGATACATGCAGGAATTGGACAAATTGGTCTACGATTCCATTCCTGAGAACAAAATCAGTTTAAACATTACTTCTCCGGGTTTCGGCGCAAGCTCAGTCAACTCCGGACGTATACGGATGACACTGGTAGATCCCAGTGAACGTAAAAAGTCTCAGGATGATATTGCAAAAGAACTGACCAAATGGACAAAAAAATACGATGGTGTCCGCGTCAATGTTTCGCAAACACCAACGATATCCATGAATCGCAGAGGTGGATTACCTGTTCAGTACATTATCCAGGCACAAAATTTTGAAAAACTTCAGGAAAAGATACCCGAATTTATGAATGAGGTCAATAGCGATCCGGCATTCTCCACAACGGACATCAACTTGAAGTTCAACAAACCCGAACTGCATGTCGAAATTGATCGTCTGAAAGCCCTCAGTCTGGGCGTCTCCGTACTTGACGTTTCGCAGTCCCTCCAATTATTACTAAGCGGCCAGCGTTTCGCTTATTTTATGCGTGATGGAAAACAATATCAGGTCATAGGCCAGGTTGAAAACGACCGTAGAGCCACACCTACGGACCTTGCGTCAATTTACGTGCGTAATAACCTCGGACAGCTTATCCAGTTAGACAACGTTGTAAGCGTCAAGGAAGAAAGCAGCCCTCCTCAACTCTACCACAATAACCGTTACATGTCGGCTACAGTTTCAGCCGGTTTGGCGCCAGGCATGAGTATGAGCGACGGAATCGCAGCAATGGATCGCATAAAAGAAAAGGTACTCGATCAAAGTTTCACCACCGACCTCAGCGGCGAATCACGTGACTTCGTTGAAAGTAGTTCCAATACACTATTTGCCTTTGGGCTTGCTTTGTTGCTTATCTACCTGATCTTAGCAGCTCAATTTGAAAGCTTCCTCGACCCATTTATCATTATCCTTACGGTCCCCACGGCCGTTGCCGGAGCACTGATAAGTCTATGGTTATTTGATCAAACCTGGAATATATTCAGCCAAATTGGAACCATTATGCTTATCGGTCTCGTGACCAAAAACGGTATCTTGATTGTTGAGTTTGCCAACCAGATGCGCGAAGAGGGAATGGAAAAATTTGAGGCCATTATGCACTCTGCCGAATCACGCCTCAGACCGATCTTAATGACAAGTCTAGCCATTGCCTTGGGTGCATTACCGATTGCCATGTCACTTGGAGCTGCTTCAACGAGTAGAATTGGTATGGGGGTTGTTATCGTTGGTGGTACAATATTCTCCCTTATCCTAACCTTGTTCATTATCCCGGCAATCTATTACATGTGGTCAAGACAAAAAAAGCATAGACCTGAATTTGATAACATTAAAAGCTACGAATAA
- a CDS encoding efflux RND transporter periplasmic adaptor subunit, translated as MNKKSIIYLLLACAVFGGGYFLINAKKDKKEADKPNGKKDMPVPAQAIIAKSSVADRSINLSGSIDAEEQVEIRSEVSGRITKIYFSEGQRIKQGEPLIKIDDIELQAQLRQAQTTNQLNAENERRAKLLLQKGAISQEEFDIASAALKTSLAQIQLIQAQISKTTIRAPFSGMIGLRNISVGAIVSSSTLITNLVKDNLVKITFAVPEKYSNIVKINMPIEFSVANDPTVIKANIYAVEPQVSLNTRTLTVRARATNDQGKLKVGSFVNVIVPIEVENDAISIPTEAIVPVQDGKKVFVLQHGLAKEVKVETGARTDKDIVILSGISAGDTVLTTGVLSLKDGAKVKVSLAN; from the coding sequence ATGAATAAAAAATCGATCATTTACCTCCTTTTGGCTTGTGCTGTGTTCGGAGGTGGATACTTTCTGATAAATGCTAAAAAAGACAAAAAAGAAGCTGATAAGCCCAATGGGAAAAAAGATATGCCAGTCCCCGCACAGGCTATCATTGCCAAATCTTCCGTCGCCGATAGATCCATTAATCTCTCGGGAAGCATTGACGCAGAAGAGCAGGTTGAAATCAGAAGTGAAGTAAGTGGTCGAATCACCAAAATCTATTTCTCCGAAGGGCAGCGCATCAAACAGGGCGAACCCTTGATCAAGATTGATGATATTGAACTTCAGGCGCAATTAAGACAAGCACAAACAACAAACCAGCTGAATGCCGAAAATGAACGTCGAGCCAAACTGCTATTGCAAAAAGGAGCAATCAGTCAGGAAGAGTTTGATATAGCCAGTGCAGCCTTAAAAACCTCCTTAGCACAGATCCAGTTGATTCAGGCACAAATATCTAAAACAACCATCCGCGCCCCTTTTAGTGGCATGATTGGACTTCGGAATATTTCCGTAGGTGCCATTGTCTCATCCAGTACCCTGATTACGAACTTAGTGAAGGACAATCTTGTCAAAATTACTTTTGCAGTTCCTGAAAAATACAGCAATATTGTTAAAATAAACATGCCCATTGAGTTCAGCGTAGCCAACGACCCAACCGTCATAAAAGCAAACATTTACGCCGTTGAACCGCAAGTATCACTTAACACCAGAACACTCACCGTCCGCGCCAGAGCAACGAACGATCAGGGCAAATTGAAAGTCGGATCCTTTGTCAATGTGATTGTGCCGATTGAAGTGGAAAACGATGCGATATCCATTCCAACAGAAGCCATTGTTCCCGTACAGGACGGGAAAAAGGTCTTTGTATTACAGCATGGCCTTGCCAAGGAAGTGAAGGTTGAAACAGGTGCGCGTACCGACAAAGACATCGTCATTCTATCTGGCATCAGTGCCGGTGACACCGTTTTAACCACGGGCGTTCTGTCTTTAAAAGATGGAGCAAAAGTTAAGGTATCATTAGCTAACTAG
- a CDS encoding 30S ribosomal protein THX, producing MGKGDIKTRRGKISNGSFGKRRPHLSKSDIKPKVKNETSTEVAQKTKSKK from the coding sequence ATGGGAAAAGGTGATATCAAAACCAGAAGAGGAAAAATATCAAATGGCTCTTTTGGAAAAAGAAGACCACATCTATCGAAATCAGACATTAAGCCAAAAGTAAAAAATGAGACTTCAACAGAAGTGGCACAAAAAACAAAATCAAAAAAATAG